One genomic segment of Centroberyx gerrardi isolate f3 chromosome 4, fCenGer3.hap1.cur.20231027, whole genome shotgun sequence includes these proteins:
- the psme3ip1 gene encoding PSME3-interacting protein yields the protein MSGGGAAGVDLSRKFVSEAELDEKRKKRQEEWEKVRKPDDPEEAPEEDYDPRSLFERLQEQKDKKQEEYEEQFKFKNMVKGLDEDESHFLDEVSRQQSLVEKQRRDEEKQELLEYRSALVKRAATESRREPEKKAGPKPLGAEQRTSHLSQAHLLAGAVKRRSLSQSSDSSKKQKVEMTATTATGNGDRHTEQERGAAAAGGGGGAGGAEEQRTLSGLTAKSPSAPLGAGQGVLHLPSAAVCVGVLPGLGAYSGSSDSESSSDSEGSVDAIISPYPRHGRAYR from the exons ATGTCAGGGGGAGGGGCAGCGGGTGTGGACCTGAGCAGGAAGTTTGTGTCGGAGGCAGAGCTTgatgagaagaggaagaagagacaggaggaatGGGAGAAAGTTAGGAAACCAGACGACCCGGAgg AGGCCCCAGAGGAGGACTATGACCCTCGTTCTCTCTTTGAGCGACTGCAGGAGCAGAAAGACAAGAAACAGGAGGAGTATGAGgagcaattcaaattca AGAACATGGTGAAAGGATTGGACGAGGATGAGTCCCACTTCCTGGATGAGGTCTCCCGGCAACAGAGCCTGGTGGAGAAGCAGCGCAGGGACGAGGAGAAGCAGGAACTGTTGGAATACAGA AGCGCTCTAGTGAAGCGGGCAGCCACCGAGAGCCGCCGAGAGCCTGAAAAGAAGGCGGGGCCTAAACCACTAGGGGCGGAGCAACGGACCAGCCACCTGTCTCAGGCTCATCTACTGGCTGGAGCTGTCAAGAGACGCAg CTTGTCCCAGTCGTCCGACAGCAGCAAAAAACAGAAGGTGGAGATGACGGCGACGACAGCGACAGGCAacggagacagacacacag AACAGGAgcgaggagcagcagcagcaggaggaggaggaggagcggggggaGCTGAAGAACAGCGAACGCTCTCCGGCCTGACGGCGAAGAGCCCCTCCGCTCCCCTGGGCGCCGGTCAGGGCGTGCTGCACCTCCCGTCCGCGGCGGTGTGCGTCGGCGTCCTACCGGGACTCGGGGCGTACTCCGGCAGCAGCGACTCCGAGAGCAGCTCGGACAGCGAAGGTAGCGTGGACGCAATCATCTCGCCGTACCCCCGGCACGGCAGGGCctacagatag